The following are from one region of the Osmia bicornis bicornis chromosome 8, iOsmBic2.1, whole genome shotgun sequence genome:
- the LOC114881982 gene encoding uncharacterized protein LOC114881982, with product MAVIGRRLWRPSISTNQVYRCRVQCAECGGVQQSSRSFVRLARVCNRYRRTAEYTEHCRVLLKCRPVYDGKEGLAIALSSVEARRCFDVVLPYKQYNNIYLSSKRRHGIRRH from the exons ATGGCTGTGATTGGTCGTCGATTATGGCGTCCTTCCATTTCGACCAATCAGGTTTATCGTTGTAGGGTGCAATGCGCGGAGTGTGGTGGCGTACAACAGTCGTCTCGAAGCTTCGTCCGTTTGGCACGtgtctgcaacag GTATCGGCGGACAGCAGAATATACCGAACATTGCCGAGTGTTGTTGAAGTGCCGACCGGTCTACGATGGGAAGGAAGGTCTCGCCATTGCTCTCTCGAGCGTCGAAGCGAGAAGATGTTTTGACGTCGTGCTCCCGTACAAGCAATACAATA atatttATTTGAGTTCAAAAAGGCGCCATGGGATACGACGCCATTGA